A genomic segment from Tessaracoccus defluvii encodes:
- the hemC gene encoding hydroxymethylbilane synthase, translating into MKLRLGTRGSALALARSEMVAEQLRAAGHEVEVVRVATARIDSSHMPDGYSLGVFAKELRAALRDGECDLVMHSCKDVPLTDEPDDLRVAAVLKRGDHRDALVTLSGVPLAALPRASRLGVTSLRRMAQLRALRPDLTFVDVGGTLEERLRRLEPGDLDAVVLSASGLKALGQEDRITEYLPILPAPGQGALVLECRTADEDVFAAALELDHEETRICVEAERAVLSGLSTTYMAPVGAIASRRGILSLKAGVYSLDGSKRVVLEIGLPTSHLHARRTGHNVAEALLQRKADRFFAPEVIAALDLSEEHDDESLFIEGPEDDDRIRVLLPRQEGKLSQSLRANGLRVDCVKLQEARLISADNIMPWADWVVVPSAQTVWALRERGWDIPASKKVAAMGTTTRQVLEEGGRAVDLSPEGTASSNTLVDVFPQAEGEVRVAIVCADQLSTKLEDGLRAKGYTVERCEIYTMADVSEIYPELRQKWDEGAWDAILLSQPSLAGAYVHLLGHRDDVQVLAWDDPTAEALEELGVPVLDRAMTKDTYGVAALARTLHKHYGRR; encoded by the coding sequence GTGAAGCTTCGGTTGGGGACCCGCGGGTCTGCGTTGGCGCTGGCTCGTTCCGAGATGGTGGCCGAGCAACTTCGAGCCGCGGGGCACGAGGTCGAGGTCGTCCGGGTGGCGACCGCGCGCATCGACTCGAGCCACATGCCGGACGGCTACTCCCTTGGTGTGTTCGCCAAGGAACTCCGCGCCGCGCTGCGTGACGGCGAGTGTGACCTCGTGATGCACTCGTGCAAGGACGTGCCGCTGACTGACGAGCCGGACGACCTGCGGGTCGCCGCCGTCCTCAAGCGCGGCGACCACAGGGACGCGCTCGTGACGCTCAGCGGAGTGCCGTTGGCCGCGCTGCCGCGGGCCTCGCGGCTGGGCGTGACCTCGCTGCGGCGCATGGCGCAGTTGCGGGCGCTACGCCCGGACCTGACGTTCGTGGACGTGGGCGGGACGCTCGAGGAGCGGCTGCGTCGGCTGGAGCCGGGCGACCTCGACGCCGTTGTCCTGTCGGCCTCGGGGCTCAAGGCCCTCGGGCAGGAGGACCGGATCACCGAGTACCTGCCGATCCTGCCTGCGCCCGGCCAGGGCGCGCTGGTGCTGGAGTGCCGGACCGCCGATGAGGACGTCTTCGCGGCGGCCCTCGAGCTGGACCACGAGGAGACCCGGATCTGCGTGGAGGCGGAGCGGGCCGTGCTGTCCGGCCTCAGCACCACCTACATGGCGCCCGTCGGCGCGATCGCGTCGCGCCGCGGCATTCTCTCCCTGAAGGCCGGCGTCTACTCGCTGGACGGCAGCAAGCGTGTGGTGCTGGAGATCGGGCTGCCGACCTCCCACCTGCACGCGCGCCGTACCGGCCACAACGTCGCCGAGGCGCTGCTGCAGCGCAAGGCGGACAGATTCTTCGCGCCCGAGGTGATCGCCGCCCTCGACCTGTCGGAGGAGCATGACGACGAGTCGCTGTTCATCGAGGGGCCCGAGGACGACGACCGCATCCGGGTGCTGCTCCCACGGCAGGAGGGGAAGCTCTCCCAATCGTTGCGTGCCAACGGGCTGCGTGTCGACTGCGTCAAGCTGCAGGAGGCCCGCCTGATCTCGGCCGACAACATCATGCCGTGGGCCGACTGGGTGGTCGTCCCCTCCGCGCAGACCGTCTGGGCGCTGCGTGAGCGGGGCTGGGACATTCCGGCGTCGAAGAAGGTGGCCGCCATGGGCACCACCACGCGCCAGGTGCTGGAGGAGGGCGGCCGCGCCGTCGACCTCAGCCCCGAGGGCACCGCGAGCTCGAACACGCTGGTGGACGTCTTCCCGCAGGCGGAGGGCGAGGTGCGCGTCGCGATCGTGTGCGCCGATCAGCTCTCCACGAAGCTGGAGGACGGGCTCCGGGCCAAGGGCTACACCGTCGAACGCTGCGAGATCTACACGATGGCCGACGTGTCGGAGATCTACCCGGAGCTCCGGCAGAAGTGGGACGAGGGGGCCTGGGACGCGATCCTGCTGAGCCAGCCGTCGCTCGCCGGGGCCTACGTCCACCTGCTCGGGCACCGGGACGACGTCCAGGTCCTGGCGTGGGACGATCCCACCGCGGAGGCGCTGGAGGAGCTCGGCGTGCCGGTGCTTGACCGGGCCATGACCAAGGACACCTACGGGGTCGCGGCGCTGGCGAGGACGCTCCACAAGCACTACGGCAGGCGCTGA
- a CDS encoding helix-turn-helix transcriptional regulator, with the protein MRADLAHRWTLAELAQDAHLSPSRLGGLFVEQFGVPPIMLLARLRVREMARLLRESDMTVGEIGVRVGWRNRGHAAEQFAKIMGVTPTAYRNQYHQRTRQTI; encoded by the coding sequence ATGCGAGCTGATCTCGCTCACCGGTGGACCTTGGCCGAACTCGCACAGGATGCCCATCTGTCGCCGTCGCGGCTCGGGGGCCTGTTCGTGGAGCAGTTCGGCGTCCCGCCGATCATGTTGCTGGCTCGGTTGCGGGTGCGGGAGATGGCTCGGCTGTTGCGGGAGTCGGACATGACGGTCGGCGAGATCGGGGTCCGGGTGGGGTGGCGGAATCGTGGTCATGCGGCGGAGCAGTTCGCCAAGATCATGGGCGTCACCCCAACCGCATACCGCAACCAGTATCACCAGCGGACCCGGCAGACGATCTGA
- a CDS encoding helix-turn-helix transcriptional regulator, producing the protein MGGLVQDHRLLATAPPHAVVLRKAAAMSIDPSWRVCPDETTPSHTCWTETAVHHAARLLAQDPGRDWRLRDLADLVHLSTSQLGRAFSQRFGMPPIQYLAHLRAHRLAELLIETDLPVGVAMTQVGWRSRGHAARQFTTIVGVSPSAYRRTATQRASLECPCCGQRSELPR; encoded by the coding sequence ATGGGTGGACTTGTTCAAGACCACAGGCTCCTCGCCACCGCCCCACCGCACGCAGTCGTCCTCAGGAAGGCGGCGGCGATGAGCATCGACCCCTCGTGGCGAGTCTGCCCGGACGAGACCACACCCAGCCATACGTGCTGGACCGAGACAGCCGTACACCATGCAGCACGGCTCCTCGCTCAAGACCCCGGACGGGATTGGCGACTTCGTGACCTTGCCGACCTCGTGCACCTGTCCACGTCACAATTGGGCAGGGCCTTCAGCCAACGTTTCGGGATGCCTCCCATCCAGTACCTGGCTCACCTTCGCGCCCACAGACTGGCCGAGCTCCTGATAGAGACTGATCTTCCGGTCGGTGTCGCCATGACACAGGTCGGGTGGCGCAGCCGCGGCCACGCCGCACGACAGTTCACCACCATCGTCGGGGTCAGCCCATCCGCGTATCGACGTACCGCGACCCAACGAGCAAGCCTGGAATGCCCGTGCTGTGGACAGCGAAGCGAGTTGCCCCGATGA
- the erm gene encoding 23S ribosomal RNA methyltransferase Erm, translating to MPIYRGGRHEHGQNFLTDPSIIATMTRLVAATDGPIIEIGPGDGALTTPLAQLGPPVTAVEIDTRLAQRLAERLPSHVEVVADDFLDYRLPTSAHVLVGNLPFHQTTAMLRRILHAPAWTDAIVLVQWEVARRRAGVGGATMMTAQWAPWFTFTLHSRVPARAFTPRPGVDGGILTIHRREHPLLPPARRRQFHALVHRVYTGPGRGLAQILARNTSLGSPQAAQAWLTRQGVNAAGLPKDLPVEAWVDLFKTTGSSPPPHRTQSSSGRRRR from the coding sequence GTGCCTATCTATCGAGGTGGCCGTCATGAGCACGGCCAGAACTTCCTGACTGACCCATCCATCATTGCCACGATGACCCGGCTCGTGGCCGCCACCGATGGCCCGATCATCGAGATCGGCCCCGGTGACGGAGCACTCACCACCCCGCTGGCCCAGCTCGGGCCACCGGTGACAGCCGTCGAGATCGACACCCGGCTCGCCCAACGCCTGGCCGAGCGGTTGCCGTCGCACGTGGAGGTCGTCGCCGACGACTTCCTGGACTACCGGCTTCCAACATCGGCGCATGTGCTCGTCGGGAACCTGCCGTTTCACCAGACCACGGCCATGCTGCGACGCATCCTGCATGCCCCGGCATGGACCGATGCAATCGTGCTCGTGCAATGGGAAGTTGCGCGGCGCAGAGCGGGCGTCGGCGGTGCCACGATGATGACCGCGCAATGGGCGCCCTGGTTCACCTTCACGTTGCACAGTCGTGTTCCCGCTCGCGCGTTCACCCCACGTCCGGGCGTCGACGGCGGAATCCTCACCATCCACCGCCGCGAACACCCGCTGCTGCCCCCGGCGCGGCGACGCCAGTTCCACGCCCTGGTCCACCGCGTCTACACCGGTCCCGGACGTGGGCTGGCCCAGATCCTCGCACGCAACACCTCGCTCGGCTCGCCACAGGCGGCACAGGCGTGGCTGACACGCCAGGGCGTGAACGCTGCCGGACTGCCGAAGGACCTGCCCGTCGAGGCATGGGTGGACTTGTTCAAGACCACAGGCTCCTCGCCACCGCCCCACCGCACGCAGTCGTCCTCAGGAAGGCGGCGGCGATGA
- a CDS encoding tyrosine-type recombinase/integrase, translated as MALLRRFTEFAGSFPWQWSAGDVEDFTLSLMSGAARLAPSTIRGYHLTLRMFCDYLLDGRYGWVSECEQRFGVIPSQVCHDFNTVAHLNDYEGRPGRRPFTYDELQHLFDFLDTRVERVQRSGRKGAWAALRDAQMVKTCYAYGLRRRELCLLDIADLRPNPHMRQWGTFGAVHVRYGKAVRGSTPRRRTVLTVPEFDWVVDGLRQWVEQARPLLRPDDRDALWLTERRQRVSVKSMDNRFAWLREQADLDADLTLHCLRHSYVTHLIEFGYPERFVTEQVGHSYASTTAIYTNVSNDFKTKTLKAALARVYDNTQEER; from the coding sequence GTGGCGTTACTGCGCCGGTTCACCGAGTTCGCCGGATCGTTCCCGTGGCAGTGGAGTGCCGGGGACGTGGAGGATTTCACGTTGTCGCTGATGAGTGGCGCGGCGAGGCTGGCACCGTCAACGATCCGCGGCTATCACCTGACGTTGCGGATGTTCTGCGACTACCTGCTCGACGGCCGCTATGGGTGGGTGAGCGAGTGTGAGCAGCGGTTCGGGGTGATCCCTTCGCAGGTCTGCCACGACTTCAACACCGTTGCGCATCTCAACGACTACGAGGGGCGGCCGGGGCGACGACCGTTCACCTACGACGAGTTGCAGCACCTGTTCGACTTCCTCGACACCCGGGTTGAGCGGGTGCAACGGTCGGGCCGCAAGGGTGCGTGGGCTGCGTTGCGGGACGCTCAGATGGTCAAGACCTGCTACGCCTACGGGTTGCGGCGTCGGGAGTTGTGCTTACTCGACATCGCGGACCTGCGTCCGAACCCGCACATGCGTCAGTGGGGAACCTTCGGGGCGGTGCATGTCCGCTACGGCAAGGCGGTCCGCGGCAGTACGCCTCGGCGTCGAACGGTGCTCACGGTCCCGGAGTTCGACTGGGTGGTCGATGGTCTGCGGCAATGGGTCGAGCAGGCCCGGCCGCTGCTGCGGCCTGATGACCGGGATGCTCTGTGGTTGACGGAGCGGCGGCAGCGGGTCTCGGTGAAGTCGATGGATAACCGCTTCGCCTGGCTGCGTGAACAGGCCGACCTGGACGCTGACCTGACCCTGCATTGCCTGCGGCACTCGTATGTGACGCACCTGATCGAGTTCGGTTACCCGGAGCGGTTCGTCACCGAGCAGGTTGGTCACTCCTACGCCTCGACCACGGCGATCTACACGAACGTGTCCAACGACTTCAAGACCAAGACCTTGAAAGCGGCTCTGGCCCGCGTCTACGACAACACCCAGGAGGAACGATGA
- a CDS encoding helix-turn-helix domain-containing protein — MTKKLSMLWHLRQLMAAKGMFQTTDLVEPLHERGIELSRQMVHRIVTKPPQRINTDLLAALCDILDCTPSDLLELHVEEHRQPQAVNDGGPGIGDLRPIRAKIRRPDGVSE, encoded by the coding sequence ATGACGAAGAAGCTGTCGATGCTGTGGCATCTGCGTCAACTGATGGCGGCGAAGGGCATGTTCCAGACCACTGATCTGGTCGAGCCGCTGCACGAGCGCGGGATCGAGTTGTCGCGGCAGATGGTGCACCGGATCGTCACGAAGCCACCGCAGCGGATCAACACCGACCTACTGGCTGCGCTCTGCGACATCCTGGACTGCACCCCATCCGATCTCCTGGAACTGCACGTCGAGGAGCACCGCCAGCCACAAGCGGTCAATGACGGCGGGCCAGGGATCGGCGATCTGCGCCCGATCCGCGCGAAGATCAGGCGCCCCGACGGCGTTTCGGAGTGA
- a CDS encoding site-specific integrase, whose translation MTRASASRECVRCGIWATTVMLPTGPICYLCRRDIAYHPAVCPECFELRPVAYPSVSSDNVLVCAGCAGAESIFACTGCGREDHPYARDRCARCVLAERLTSLLTDPTTGAVHERLQPLFDELVAARRPQSVITWLQKPPATGVRLLDLLARGELPISHDTFRGLPADRSHNYLRDLLASTGVLPPYHPPIEQIERWLDTTLEPLHGEDKGLVGRYARWHLLRRLRGAADRGELTKSAIYSARGNINGAVRLGQWVARHDTTIASLSQSQLESYLADYPGARNSQQSFVAWLGRARVNTAITIPWRGTTMPEVTVSDADRWDQIKTLLHDDTIALHARIGGLFTLLFAQPLETVVAMRTDQITLTDDDTVLVTFDTVAIEMPPGLDDLLRRHLDRPGSPSIASTDHGWLFPGRHPGRHLVRETFRGHLARLGIQPGRARHAAMFALAGQVPAPVLAELIGIADKTATKWAALATRDWSEYVTQRDTYKNG comes from the coding sequence GTGACCCGGGCATCCGCGAGCCGCGAGTGCGTGCGCTGCGGCATCTGGGCGACGACGGTGATGCTGCCGACGGGGCCGATCTGCTACCTCTGCCGTCGTGACATCGCCTACCACCCAGCTGTCTGCCCGGAGTGCTTCGAGCTGCGTCCGGTCGCCTACCCATCGGTGAGCAGCGACAACGTGCTGGTCTGCGCCGGATGCGCGGGCGCGGAATCGATCTTCGCCTGCACCGGATGCGGGCGTGAGGACCATCCCTACGCTCGTGATCGTTGCGCCCGCTGCGTCCTGGCCGAGCGCCTCACCAGCCTGCTCACCGACCCGACCACCGGCGCCGTCCATGAGCGGCTGCAGCCCCTCTTCGACGAGTTGGTCGCCGCCCGCCGTCCGCAAAGCGTGATCACCTGGCTACAGAAACCGCCCGCGACCGGCGTCAGACTGCTCGACCTCTTGGCCCGCGGTGAGTTGCCCATCAGCCACGACACATTCCGCGGCCTGCCCGCTGACCGCTCCCACAACTACCTGCGCGACCTCCTCGCCTCGACTGGGGTGCTGCCGCCGTATCACCCGCCGATCGAGCAGATCGAACGCTGGCTCGACACCACACTCGAACCCCTGCACGGCGAGGACAAAGGGCTCGTCGGCCGCTACGCCCGCTGGCACCTCCTGCGACGCCTACGCGGCGCCGCCGACCGCGGGGAGCTGACCAAATCAGCGATCTACAGCGCCCGCGGGAACATCAACGGCGCGGTCCGGCTCGGCCAGTGGGTCGCCCGACACGACACCACAATCGCCAGCCTGTCCCAGTCGCAGCTGGAGTCCTACCTCGCCGACTATCCCGGCGCACGCAACAGCCAGCAGAGCTTCGTCGCCTGGCTCGGTCGCGCGCGAGTGAACACCGCCATCACGATCCCGTGGCGGGGAACCACCATGCCCGAAGTCACGGTCTCCGACGCCGACCGTTGGGACCAGATCAAGACCCTGCTCCACGACGACACGATCGCCCTCCACGCCCGCATCGGTGGCCTGTTCACGCTCCTATTCGCTCAACCCCTCGAAACAGTCGTCGCGATGCGCACCGACCAGATCACCCTCACCGACGACGACACAGTGCTCGTCACCTTCGATACCGTCGCCATCGAAATGCCGCCCGGACTGGACGACCTCCTCCGCCGCCACCTCGACCGCCCCGGCAGCCCGTCCATCGCCAGCACCGACCACGGATGGCTGTTCCCCGGCAGACACCCCGGACGCCACCTCGTCAGAGAAACCTTCCGCGGACACCTCGCCCGCCTCGGCATCCAACCCGGACGCGCCCGCCACGCCGCCATGTTCGCCCTCGCCGGACAGGTTCCCGCGCCCGTCCTCGCCGAACTCATCGGCATCGCCGACAAGACCGCCACCAAATGGGCCGCCCTCGCCACCCGCGACTGGTCCGAGTACGTCACCCAACGAGACACCTACAAGAACGGCTGA